The following proteins are co-located in the Betta splendens chromosome 9, fBetSpl5.4, whole genome shotgun sequence genome:
- the LOC114862515 gene encoding CCR4-NOT transcription complex subunit 2-like isoform X1, with protein MKVTRGMFGANRKKFMEGGVESDYTDDSSLYYSQQSMFPPHRNEKDMLASSSASSTGQLSQLGASLYGPQSALGFPMRGMNSSTAPPLSRSGLNQSSSQLSSHASTPNTGTMHTPPSPSRGILPMSSRSVLNHSQQVGGPTGQAGGMGGAGERGSSGAGRSGSMGSPSRSSPSIIGMPKQQQARQPFTINSMSGFGVNRNPGFSMNNALSNNIFNGTDGSENVTGLDLSDFPALADRSRRDGGSNPTPLLNPLAGRAPYVGMVTKPSSEQSQDFSIHNEDFPALPGPNYQTKDPTSTNEDSKTNLNSSGKPTSNSDGPKFPGDKSSAPSNNNQQKKGIQVLPDGRVTNIPVGMVTDQFGMIGLLTFIRAAETDPGMVHLALGSDLTTLGLNLNSPENLYPKFASPWASAPCRPQDIDFHVPSEYLTNIHIRDKLAAIKLSRYGEDLLFYLYYMNGGDLLQLLAAVELFNRDWRYHKEERVWITRAPGMEPTLKTNAYERGTYYFFDCLNWRKVAKEFHLEYDKLEERPHVPSTFNYNPAQQAF; from the exons ATGAAG GTGACACGCGGCATGTTTGGTGCTAATCGGAAGAAGTTTATGGAGGGAGGGGTAGAGAGTGACTACACAGATGACTCCAGCCTCTACTACAGCCAACAGTCTATGTTCCCTCCCCACCGAAACGAAAAAGAC ATGCTGgcgtcttcctctgcttcctcaacGGGTCAATTATCACAGCTAGGAGCCAGTTTATATGGCCCACAGA gtgCTTTGGGGTTCCCCATGCGAGGGATGAACAGCAGCACGGCGCCTCCGTTAAGTCGAAGTGGGCTGAACCAGTCCAGCAGCCAGCTCTCGAGTCATGCATCTACACCCAACACCGGCACCATGCATACGCCCCCGTCACCGAGCCG GGGAATTCTACCGATGAGCAGCAGGAGTGTGCTGAACCACAGCCAGCAGGTGGGAGGTCCGACAGGGCAGGCAGGAGGCATGgggggagcaggagagagaggaagcagtggagcagggaggagcGGCAGCATGGGGAGTCCTAGCCGATCGTCACCCAGCATCATTGGAATGcccaagcagcagcaggcgcggcAGCCTTTCACTATTAACAG TATGTCAGGGTTTGGGGTGAACAGGAATCCAGGTTTCAGCATGAACAACGCGCTCTCCAACAACATCTTCAATGGCACAG ATGGCAGTGAGAATGTGACGGGGTTGGACTTGTCCGATTTTCCAGCGTTAGCAGACCGGAGTCGGAGGGATGGAGGATCGAACCCCACTCCGCTGCTCAACCCGCTGGCCGGTCGTGCTCCCTACG TTGGTATGGTAACGAAACCGTCCAGTGAGCAGTCGCAGGACTTCTCCATCCATAACGAAGATTTCCCAGCACTCCCAGGGCCAAACTACCAAACAAAAGACCCCACCAGCACCAATGAAGACAGCAAAACG AATCTGAACTCATCAGGAAAGCCCACCTCTAACTCAGATGGTCCAAAGTTTCCCGGGGATAAGAGCTCTGCaccaagcaacaacaaccagcaGAAGAAGGGGATTCAGGTGCTTCCTGACG GGCGTGTGACCAACATCCCGGTTGGCATGGTAACGGATCAGTTTGGTATGATCGGCTTGTTGACATTCATCCGGGCGGCAGAGACGGACCCTGGCATGGTCCACCTGGCACTGGGCTCCGATCTCACAACGCTTGGCCTCAACCTCAACTCACCCGA AAATCTTTATCCCAAGTTTGCGTCTCCCTGGGCATCAGCTCCATGTCGACCACAAGATATAG ACTTCCACGTCCCCTCAGAGTATTTAACAAACATCCACATACGAGACAAG TTAGCAGCTATCAAGTTGTCTCGGTATGGTGAAGATCTGCTGTTCTATCTCTACTATATGAACGGGGGAGACCTACTACAACTGTTGGCTGCAGTAGAACT CTTTAACAGGGACTGGCGGTACCATAAAGAGGAGCGGGTTTGGATCACTCGAGCTCCAGGGATGGAGCCCACGCTGAAGACCAATGCCTACGAGAGAGGGACCTACTACTTCTTCGACTGCCTCAACTGGAGGAAGGTGGCCAAG GAGTTTCATCTGGAGTATGACAAGCTAGAAGAACGACCTCATGTCCCCTCCACCTTCAACTACAACCCTGCCCAGCAGGCCTTCTGA
- the LOC114862539 gene encoding calcium-activated potassium channel subunit beta-4-like isoform X1 has product MAKIRVSYEYSEAEDKSIRLGLFLIACGILSLFILGFCWLSPTLQSLQSKPANCTVVSVLRPEEMFECVFTCGADCKGTSLYPCLQIFVNNSESNSVALLHFDEQQLVLNPKCSYVPPCERDNQKNRDSVLWWEDYFTNEVSGQSFTCFFNQQRRPDDVLWRRSHDASVLLHCVLWPMVSLLLGTLIVLLTVCARSLAVRAEALQKRKCSYEACQDLPERRGAAAAEPLPANSDPELSSPSRTLPLFAVPVRRRDREH; this is encoded by the exons ATGGCGAAGATCCGGGTGTCGTACGAGTACTCCGAGGCCGAGGACAAGAGCATCAGACTGGGCTTGTTCCTGATCGCCTGCGGGATCCTCAGCCTCTTcatcctgggcttctgctgGCTCAGCCCGACCCTGCAGAGCCTCCAGAGCAAGCCGGCCAACTGCACG gtGGTGTCGGTGCTGCGTCCAGAGGAGATGTtcgagtgtgtgtttacatgcggCGCCGACTGTAAGGGGACGTCCCTCTATCCCTGTCTGCAGATCTTCGTCAACAACTCGGAGTCAAactctgtggctctgctgcactttgacgagcagcagctggttctcAACCCAAAG TGCTCGTACGTCCCTCCCTGCGAGAGAGACAACCAGAAAAACAGGGACAGCGTGTTGTGGTGGGAGGACTACTTCACCAACGAGGTCAGCGGCCAGTCCTTCACCTGCTTTTTCAACCAGCAGAGGAG GCCCGACGACGTGCTGTGGCGCCGCTCCCACGACGCCAGCGTCCTGCTGCACTGCGTCCTGTGGCCCATGGTGTCGCTGCTGCTGGGCACGCTCATCGTGCTGCTGACGGTGTGCGCCCGCTCCCTGGCCGTGCGAGCCGAGGCGCTGCAGAAGAGGAAATGCTCCTACGAAGCGTGCCAGGACCTGCCGGAGCGCCGCGGGGCCGCGGCCGCGGAGCCGCTGCCCGCGAACTCTGACCCCGAGCTGTCCTCGCCGTCCAGGACCCTGCCGCTGTTTGCGGTCCCGGTGCGGCGCCGCGATCGAGAACACTGA
- the LOC114862539 gene encoding calcium-activated potassium channel subunit beta-4-like isoform X2 — protein sequence MAKIRVSYEYSEAEDKSIRLGLFLIACGILSLFILGFCWLSPTLQSLQSKPANCTVVSVLRPEEMFECVFTCGADCKGTSLYPCLQIFVNNSESNSVALLHFDEQQLVLNPKCSYVPPCERDNQKNRDSVLWWEDYFTNEARRRAVAPLPRRQRPAALRPVAHGVAAAGHAHRAADGVRPLPGRASRGAAEEEMLLRSVPGPAGAPRGRGRGAAAREL from the exons ATGGCGAAGATCCGGGTGTCGTACGAGTACTCCGAGGCCGAGGACAAGAGCATCAGACTGGGCTTGTTCCTGATCGCCTGCGGGATCCTCAGCCTCTTcatcctgggcttctgctgGCTCAGCCCGACCCTGCAGAGCCTCCAGAGCAAGCCGGCCAACTGCACG gtGGTGTCGGTGCTGCGTCCAGAGGAGATGTtcgagtgtgtgtttacatgcggCGCCGACTGTAAGGGGACGTCCCTCTATCCCTGTCTGCAGATCTTCGTCAACAACTCGGAGTCAAactctgtggctctgctgcactttgacgagcagcagctggttctcAACCCAAAG TGCTCGTACGTCCCTCCCTGCGAGAGAGACAACCAGAAAAACAGGGACAGCGTGTTGTGGTGGGAGGACTACTTCACCAACGAG GCCCGACGACGTGCTGTGGCGCCGCTCCCACGACGCCAGCGTCCTGCTGCACTGCGTCCTGTGGCCCATGGTGTCGCTGCTGCTGGGCACGCTCATCGTGCTGCTGACGGTGTGCGCCCGCTCCCTGGCCGTGCGAGCCGAGGCGCTGCAGAAGAGGAAATGCTCCTACGAAGCGTGCCAGGACCTGCCGGAGCGCCGCGGGGCCGCGGCCGCGGAGCCGCTGCCCGCGAACTCTGA
- the LOC114862515 gene encoding CCR4-NOT transcription complex subunit 2-like isoform X2, translating to MFGANRKKFMEGGVESDYTDDSSLYYSQQSMFPPHRNEKDMLASSSASSTGQLSQLGASLYGPQSALGFPMRGMNSSTAPPLSRSGLNQSSSQLSSHASTPNTGTMHTPPSPSRGILPMSSRSVLNHSQQVGGPTGQAGGMGGAGERGSSGAGRSGSMGSPSRSSPSIIGMPKQQQARQPFTINSMSGFGVNRNPGFSMNNALSNNIFNGTDGSENVTGLDLSDFPALADRSRRDGGSNPTPLLNPLAGRAPYVGMVTKPSSEQSQDFSIHNEDFPALPGPNYQTKDPTSTNEDSKTNLNSSGKPTSNSDGPKFPGDKSSAPSNNNQQKKGIQVLPDGRVTNIPVGMVTDQFGMIGLLTFIRAAETDPGMVHLALGSDLTTLGLNLNSPENLYPKFASPWASAPCRPQDIDFHVPSEYLTNIHIRDKLAAIKLSRYGEDLLFYLYYMNGGDLLQLLAAVELFNRDWRYHKEERVWITRAPGMEPTLKTNAYERGTYYFFDCLNWRKVAKEFHLEYDKLEERPHVPSTFNYNPAQQAF from the exons ATGTTTGGTGCTAATCGGAAGAAGTTTATGGAGGGAGGGGTAGAGAGTGACTACACAGATGACTCCAGCCTCTACTACAGCCAACAGTCTATGTTCCCTCCCCACCGAAACGAAAAAGAC ATGCTGgcgtcttcctctgcttcctcaacGGGTCAATTATCACAGCTAGGAGCCAGTTTATATGGCCCACAGA gtgCTTTGGGGTTCCCCATGCGAGGGATGAACAGCAGCACGGCGCCTCCGTTAAGTCGAAGTGGGCTGAACCAGTCCAGCAGCCAGCTCTCGAGTCATGCATCTACACCCAACACCGGCACCATGCATACGCCCCCGTCACCGAGCCG GGGAATTCTACCGATGAGCAGCAGGAGTGTGCTGAACCACAGCCAGCAGGTGGGAGGTCCGACAGGGCAGGCAGGAGGCATGgggggagcaggagagagaggaagcagtggagcagggaggagcGGCAGCATGGGGAGTCCTAGCCGATCGTCACCCAGCATCATTGGAATGcccaagcagcagcaggcgcggcAGCCTTTCACTATTAACAG TATGTCAGGGTTTGGGGTGAACAGGAATCCAGGTTTCAGCATGAACAACGCGCTCTCCAACAACATCTTCAATGGCACAG ATGGCAGTGAGAATGTGACGGGGTTGGACTTGTCCGATTTTCCAGCGTTAGCAGACCGGAGTCGGAGGGATGGAGGATCGAACCCCACTCCGCTGCTCAACCCGCTGGCCGGTCGTGCTCCCTACG TTGGTATGGTAACGAAACCGTCCAGTGAGCAGTCGCAGGACTTCTCCATCCATAACGAAGATTTCCCAGCACTCCCAGGGCCAAACTACCAAACAAAAGACCCCACCAGCACCAATGAAGACAGCAAAACG AATCTGAACTCATCAGGAAAGCCCACCTCTAACTCAGATGGTCCAAAGTTTCCCGGGGATAAGAGCTCTGCaccaagcaacaacaaccagcaGAAGAAGGGGATTCAGGTGCTTCCTGACG GGCGTGTGACCAACATCCCGGTTGGCATGGTAACGGATCAGTTTGGTATGATCGGCTTGTTGACATTCATCCGGGCGGCAGAGACGGACCCTGGCATGGTCCACCTGGCACTGGGCTCCGATCTCACAACGCTTGGCCTCAACCTCAACTCACCCGA AAATCTTTATCCCAAGTTTGCGTCTCCCTGGGCATCAGCTCCATGTCGACCACAAGATATAG ACTTCCACGTCCCCTCAGAGTATTTAACAAACATCCACATACGAGACAAG TTAGCAGCTATCAAGTTGTCTCGGTATGGTGAAGATCTGCTGTTCTATCTCTACTATATGAACGGGGGAGACCTACTACAACTGTTGGCTGCAGTAGAACT CTTTAACAGGGACTGGCGGTACCATAAAGAGGAGCGGGTTTGGATCACTCGAGCTCCAGGGATGGAGCCCACGCTGAAGACCAATGCCTACGAGAGAGGGACCTACTACTTCTTCGACTGCCTCAACTGGAGGAAGGTGGCCAAG GAGTTTCATCTGGAGTATGACAAGCTAGAAGAACGACCTCATGTCCCCTCCACCTTCAACTACAACCCTGCCCAGCAGGCCTTCTGA